The following proteins are co-located in the Tiliqua scincoides isolate rTilSci1 chromosome 8, rTilSci1.hap2, whole genome shotgun sequence genome:
- the JUND gene encoding transcription factor JunD, translating to MEIPFYHDEVLTALAPPSSPNARSLPQPFPGGSMMKKDGLALALSDQVVAALKAPGGAPQQQQPDGQALLTSPDLGLLKLASPELERLIIQSNGLVTTTPTSGGTQFHFPKPGGGAAPDEQEFAAGFVKALEDLHHQNQLGGGAELPPAPGLAPPQQEPPVYANLSTFPGSAAYSAEGPYAAPPPPHPRLQPPPPPSSLKDEPQIVPEVASFGDSPPLSPIDMDTQERIKAERKRLRNRIAASKCRRRKLERISRLEEKVKSLKNQNTELASTANLLREQVAQLKQKVLSHVNSGCQLLPQQQQQQPHQVPAY from the coding sequence ATGGAAATACCCTTCTACCATGACGAGGTGTTGACGGCCCTGGCCCCGCCGTCGTCCCCGAACGCCCGCAGCCTCCCGCAGCCCTTCCCCGGCGGCAGCATGATGAAGAAGGACGGCCTGGCGCTGGCGCTGAGCGACCAGGTGGTGGCGGCCCTGAAGGCTCCGGGCGGCgccccgcagcagcagcagcccgacGGCCAGGCCCTGCTGACGTCTCCCGACCTGGGCCTCCTGAAGCTGGCCTCGCCGGAGCTGGAGCGCCTCATCATCCAGTCCAACGGCCTGGTCACCACCACGCCGACCAGCGGCGGCACCCAGTTCCACTTCCCCAAGCCCGGGGGCGGGGCGGCCCCGGACGAGCAGGAGTTCGCGGCGGGCTTCGTCAAGGCGCTGGAGGATCTGCACCACCAGAACCAGCTGGGGGGCGGCGCGGAACTGCCTCCCGCCCCTGGCCTGGCGCCGCCGCAGCAGGAGCCCCCCGTGTACGCCAACCTCAGCACCTTCCCCGGCTCGGCCGCCTACTCGGCGGAGGGGCCCTACGCGGCGCCCCCGCCGCCCCACCCGCGGCTGCAGCCCCCGCCGCCGCCCTCGTCGCTCAAGGACGAGCCGCAGATCGTGCCGGAGGTGGCCAGCTTTGGGGACAGCCCCCCGCTGTCGCCTATCGACATGGACACGCAGGAGCGCATCAAGGCGGAGCGCAAGCGGCTGCGCAACCGCATCGCCGCCTCCAAGTGCCGGCGGCGGAAGCTGGAGCGCATCTCCCGCCTGGAGGAGAAGGTCAAGAGCCTCAAGAACCAGAACACCGAGCTGGCCTCCACGGCCAACCTGCTCCGCGAGCAGGTGGCCCAGCTGAAGCAGAAGGTGCTCAGCCACGTCAACAGCGGCTGCCAGCTcctgccccagcagcagcagcagcagccgcaccAGGTCCCGGCCTACTGA